The region CGCCAACGTCACGCGGCTGCGGCGGTCGTTGAAGAAGTCCATGCGGCTGGGCCTTTCCATCACCAGCGAAGAGATCGTCGCGATCCTGGATCGCGTGCTGGAGCTGTCCGAGTGACGAACTTGCTAAACCGCGTGTGCATAGTGATGATGAGCGCGGTCGGCGACGCGGTGCACGTGCTGCCGGTGATCAACGCGATCAAGCGGCACTCACCGCGGAGCCGCATCACGTGGGTCGTGCAGCCGGGGCCGGACTCGCTCGTGCGCGGCCACCCCGCGCTGGACGAGACAATCGTCTTCAACCGCGCGGCCGGGCTGCGCGCCTTCCGCGACATCCGCGCCGCGCTCGACGCGCGCGAGTTCGACGTCGTCCTCAACCTCCAGGTGTACTTCAAGGCGGGCGTCGTGACGGCCTTCACGCGCGCGCCGGTGAAGGTCGGCTTCGACAGGGTGCGCGCGCGGGACATGAACACGATGTTCACCACGCACACGATCCCGCCGCACGCGCCGCAGCACGTGCAGGACCAGTACTTCGAGTTTCTCACCTACCTGGGAGTCCCGCACGAGCCGGTGGAGTGGGGGCTCGGCCCGTGGCCGAACGAGCTCGAGTGGCAGCGGTCCTTCGCCGCGCAGTTCGACCGGCCGCTCGCGTCCGTGGTCGTCGGAACCAGCAAGCCGGTGAAGGACTGGGCGCCGGAGCGCTGGGCCGAAGTGTGCGACGCGCTGTACACTGACCATGGGCTGCAGCCGGTGCTCGTCGGCGGTGGGTCGGAGCGCGAGCGGCGGGCGGAGCGCATCATTCTGGAGACCGCCAGACATCCGCACTTCTCCGCGCTCGGCAGCGGACTCCGCAACCTCGTGGGCATTCTCGACGCGTCCGCGCTGGTCCTCGCGCCCGACACCGGCCCGCTGCACATGGCCGTCGCGCTCGACCGGCCGGTCATATCGCTCATGGGCTACACCAATCCCAAGCGCAGCGGACCGTACCGCAAGTTCCACGACCTGATCGTGGATGCGTTCGCCGATCCCGGGGAGAGCTACGACGCCTCGGCGAAGAACCGCCCCGGACGAATGCGGCGCATCACGCCCCGCGACGTGCTGGAGAAGGTTGACGTCTGGAAGGCCCGCTACTCGGCGGCCGCGCTCTCCAGACTTCCGAAGCGGTAGCGCACGCCGACCTCGCGCAGAAGACCCACCAGGCGAACGAGCGGCAGACCCATCACCGCGAAGTAGTCGCCTTCGATCCGCTCGACGATCGTCGCGCCGAATCCCTGAATGCCGTACGCGCCGGCCTTGTCCATCCCTTCCCCGGTCGCGACGTAAGCGTCCACCTCGTCGTCGCCGAGCCGCCGGAACGTGACCGCGACCTGCTCGGCGCCCTGGCGGATATCGCCGCCGTACGCTACCGCGACCGCGGTGATGACCGTGTGCGTCCGGCCGTTGAGCGCCCGCAACGTCTCGCGCGCGGCGGCGTGGGTCGGCGGCTTGTCCAGCACCTTGCCGTCCAGCACGACCACGGTGTCGGCGCCAATGACGACCGCGTCCGGGTGGGCGGTCGCTACGGCGCCGGCCTTCTCCACGGCCAGCCGCAGCGCGTGCCCGAGCGGCTCCTCCCCGGGGTGCATCGTCTCGTCGAAGTTCGAAGGAACCACCGAGTGCTCGATGCCGATGAGCGTGAGCAGCTCGCGCCGCCGCGGCGACGCCGATGCCAGGACCACGTTCGGCTTCATCGCTCCAGCACCAGCGTGACGGGGCCGTCGTTCATTAGCTCGACGCTCATCATCGCGCCGAACTCGCCGGTAGCCACCGGGTGTCCGCGAACCCTGAAGGCTTCCACGAAGCGCCCGTACAACGGGACGGCGATCGCGGGCTGCGCCGCGTCGATGAAGCTGGGACGGCGCCCCTTGGCCGCGTCGCCGTATAGCGTGAACTGCGATACGACCAGCACGGCCCCGCCGACGTCGCCGAGCGAGAGGTTCATCTTCCCGGCGTCGTCGCCGAAGATGCGCAGCGTGGCGATCTTGTCGGCCATCCAGTCCACGGCGTCCGCGGTGTCCGTCGCGGTGAAGCCGGCGAGCAGCAGGAGGCCGCGGCCGATCTCGCCGGTTACGCGGCCGTCGACGGTTACGCGGGCGCTGGAGACGCGTTGCAGCACTACGCGCACGACTGCGCTCTTGGCTGTTGGCTATTGGCTCTTGGCGACGGCGGAAAAACTGGAGGCGCAGGGCTGTTAGCCAACAGCCAATAGCTAATAGCCAATAGCTCTATTCCACAGTTACGGACTTGGCCAAATTCCTAGGCTGGTCCACATTCGCCCCGCGCTTGACCGCGATGTAGTACGCCAGGAGCTGCAGCGGCACCACGGCCAGCACCGGGATCAGCATCTCGATCGTGGGCGGGATCCTGATCTCGTAGTCGATCTTCCCCTCGAGCGACGGCTCCTCGCCGGTGGTGATGGCGATCACGCGCGCGCCGCGAGCCTTCACCTCCTGCACGTTGGACACGACCTTGTCGAACACCGAGTCGTGCGGCGTGATGAACACGACCGGCATCTCGGCATCGATCAGCGCGATGGGCCCGTGCTTCATCTCGGCGGCCGGATAACCCTCGGCGTGGATGTAGCTGATCTCCTTCAGCTTCAGCGCGCCCTCGAGTGCCGTGGGAAAATTGTAGCCGCGTCCGAGGTACAGGAAATTCGTGCTGTCCTTGAACTCCTCCGCGAGGTTCTCGATCCGCGGCGCCGAATCGAGGATCTTCTGGATCTGCGCCGGCAATGCGCGCATCGCCTCGATGATCTCCCGGCCGCGCACGACCGACAGGTTCCGCAGGCGCGCGAGCTTGAGCGTGAACAGCAGCAGCGCGATCACCTGGCAGGTGAACGCCTTGGTGGACGCCACTCCGATCTCGGGGCCGGCGTGCACGTAGATGCCGCCGTCGCTCTCGCGCGCGATGGACGAGCCTACGACGTTCACGATTCCATAAGTGAACGCGCCGCGGTTCTTCGCCTCGCGCATCGCCGCGAGGGTGTCCGCCGTCTCGCCCGACTGCGAGATGACGATGCACAGCGTCCTGTCGTTGATGATCGGATTCCTGTAGCGGAACTCCGACGCGTACTCCACCTCCACCGGGATCCGCGCCATCTCCTCCAGCATGTGCTCGCCGATGAGCGCGGAATGCCAGCTCGTGCCGCACGCCGTGATCACGACGTTGTCGAACTGAAGCAGCTCTTCGTCGCTCAGGTTGATTCCGCCGAGCTTGGACGTGCCCTCAGCGTCGAGCAGGCGGCCCCGCATGGTATTCTCGATGCTGGCGCCCTGCTCGAAGATCTCCTTGAGCATGAAATGGTCGAACCCGCCGCGCTCGATCTGGTCCAGGTCCCAGTCGATGCGGCTCACTTTCTTCGACAGGCGGCGGGAGCGCTCGTCGAGGATGTGGTAGCCCTTCCGGTCGAGCACCGCGATGTCGCCGTCGTCCAAATACACGACGTCGCGCGTGTGCGCCAGAATCGCCGACGCGTCGCTCGCCACGTAGAACTCGTTGTCGCCGATTCCCAGCAGGAGCGGGCTCCCCTTCCTCGCCGCGACGATCTTGTCGGGATCGTCGCTGGAGATGACCGCGATGCCGTAGGTGCCGTCGACTTCCTGGAGCGCGTCGATGACCGCGTCCTCCAGGCTCCCGTGAAACGCCTCTTCGATGAGATGCGCGAGCGTCTCGGTGTCGGTCTCGGACACGAACTTGTGCCCGGCGGCCTCGAGCTGTTTGCGCAGAACCGACGAGTTCTCGATGATGCCGTTGTGCACGACCGCGATGTGGCCCTTGCAGTCCACGTGTGGGTGGGCGTTGCACTCGGTCGGCGCGCCGTGCGTCGCCCAGCGGGTGTGCGCGATGCCGGTGTTGCCCTCGATCGGCGACGCGGCCAGCGCCTCCTCCAGGCGCGAGATCTTACCCGCCGCCTTCCGCGTCTCCAGCCCATTCCCGTTCATCACGGCGATCCCGGCCGAGTCGTAGCCGCGATACTCCAGCCGTCGAAGGCCCTCTATGAGAACCGGATTGGCGAGATTGGGACCAACGTATCCAACAATGCCACACATGGAATCGCCGTTAGGGGTGCTAAGCTAGCCGGTCGAGGAGCGTCCGGGCCTCTAGTATCATATGCCGTGCCCCCGCCTCGTCGGGAGCTTCGGCGATCACGCGAACGATCGGCTCGGTCCCCGAAGGCCTGACGTGGACCCAGCGGTCGGCCCACGCCAGCCTGAGCCCGTCCTGCGTGTCGGGCGTAGCATCGGGAAACGCCTTCCTGAGCGCGTCGTACACGCCGTCGAGTGGCACGGCCGGCCGGTCGAGCTTGTCCTTCACGATCGAGTACCGCGGATAGCCCGCGACTATCTCCGACAGCGGCTTCCCCTCGCTCGCGAGCAGGTGCAGAACCAGCGCGGCCCCAACCGGCGCGTCCCGGCCGAGGTGGACTTCCGTCAGAATGACGCCGCCGTTCCCCTCGCCGCCGATCGGCGCCCCTTCCTCCCGCATGCGTACAGCGACGTTCACTTCCCCGACCGGCGCCCGGATCACCTCACGCCCCGACTGCGCGGCGACGTCCTCCATGATCCGGCTCGTGGACAGGTTCGTGACGAGGTTGCCGGGCCGGTGCTGCAGCACCACGCGGGCGGCGAGCGCGAGCGTGAAGTCCTCGCCGATGGCCCTGCCTTCGTCGGATACCAGCGCGAGCCGGTCCACGTCGGGATCGACGGCGAGGCCGATGTCCGCGCCGTGCGCCTTGACCAGCTCTTCGAGCTCTCCGAGGTTCTCCGCGACGGGCTCCGGCGCGCGCGGGAAGCGCCCGTCGGTCTCCATGTTGATCGCGGTGACCTTGCAGCCGAGACGGTCCAGCAGCACGGGCATGATCACCGCGCCGGCGCCCCGCACGCAGTCGAGCGCGACGTGGAAGCGGCGGCCGCGGATGGCGTCCGCGGCGAGGAACGGGATCGCCAGGATCCGCTCGATGTGCCGCGCGACCGCGCCGGTGTCCTCCGTGAGCGCGCCAAGGCCGTCCCACGACGCGCGGGGAATAGCGGCCTCCAGCATCTTTCGCATCGCCGCGCCCTGCGCGGCATCCAGGAACAGCCCCGAGGACGCGATGAACTTCAGCGCGTTCCACTCGATCGGGTTGTGGCTGGCCGTGATGGCTAGGCCGCCCGCCGCGTGGTGATGCTCGACCGCGAGCTGCACCGTCGGCGTGGGAACCATCCCGATGTCGATGATGTCGCAGCCCACGGACTGCAGCGCCGAGACGACGACGCGGTGAAACATGGGTCCCGACACCCTGCTGTCGCGCCCGAGCACCACCTTGGCCCGCGCTCCCTTCGCCCGCGCGCTCGCGGATTCACCCGCGGCCCACGCGCCGAACGCGGCCGCGAAGTGGGCCACGACTTCCGGTGTCAGCCCCTCGCCCACGCGCCCGCGGACGCCGGATACCCCGACCATCAATCCTTCGTGAGTCATTTCGTCGTGGTTATCGGAAAAATGCCGCGTGCCGCCGCTGGGGAAAATCTAGTCGCGGTCCGGCCGCGCTCCCTAAACCGCGGAGCGGAATCCTTCTCCGGCCATGAGCCGTACCAACACCTGCCGCAGACGCGGCTCGTCGTCGACCACGAGGCAGTTGACGCCTTCGCGCTTAGACAAAGCGCTTTTGGTTAACTTTTCGCGGCAAGCCCTTCCTCCATCGATCTCATGACTCGCATCTTCGACAGCGATCTCGAATCCGCCTTCGCTACCCGCGCAATTCATGCGGGGCAGCGCCCGGAGCCCCTGGCGGGCGCGATAATGACCCCGGTCTACCTCACGTCCACTTATGTGCAGACCGGACTGGGCGAAAACAAGGGGTATGAGTACGCTCGCGGTAAGAATCCTACACGCGAAGCGCTGGAGCGGAACGTCGCGGCCCTCGAGGGCGCGCGGCACGGCTTCGCCTTCTCCAGCGGCATGGGCTGTCTCGACTCTATCATGAAGCTGTTCTCCGCTGGCGACCACATCGTCTGCGGGGAGAGCGTGTACGGCGGGACGTTCCGCCTGTTCGACAAGATACTTAGCCGGATGGGCATGTCCTTCTCGTTCGTGGATACGCGCGATCCGAACAGGATCTCGGAGGCCGTCACCGCTTCGACGCGCGCGATCCTGGTCGAGACGCCCACCAATCCACTGATGCGCCTCACCGACCTCTCGGCGGCTGCGACGATCGCGCGGGACGCCGGCGCGCTGCTCATCGTGGACAACACGTTCGCCAGCCCGTACTTCCAGCGCCCGCTGGAGCACGGCGCCAGCATCGTGTACCACTCGACCACCAAGTACCTCAACGGCCACAGCGACATGATCGGCGGTATCGCGGTGACCAGCGACGACTTGCTGGCCGAGCGGCTGCAGTTCATCGTGAACG is a window of Gemmatimonadaceae bacterium DNA encoding:
- a CDS encoding glycosyltransferase family 9 protein: MTNLLNRVCIVMMSAVGDAVHVLPVINAIKRHSPRSRITWVVQPGPDSLVRGHPALDETIVFNRAAGLRAFRDIRAALDAREFDVVLNLQVYFKAGVVTAFTRAPVKVGFDRVRARDMNTMFTTHTIPPHAPQHVQDQYFEFLTYLGVPHEPVEWGLGPWPNELEWQRSFAAQFDRPLASVVVGTSKPVKDWAPERWAEVCDALYTDHGLQPVLVGGGSERERRAERIILETARHPHFSALGSGLRNLVGILDASALVLAPDTGPLHMAVALDRPVISLMGYTNPKRSGPYRKFHDLIVDAFADPGESYDASAKNRPGRMRRITPRDVLEKVDVWKARYSAAALSRLPKR
- a CDS encoding nucleoside triphosphate pyrophosphatase, with amino-acid sequence MKPNVVLASASPRRRELLTLIGIEHSVVPSNFDETMHPGEEPLGHALRLAVEKAGAVATAHPDAVVIGADTVVVLDGKVLDKPPTHAAARETLRALNGRTHTVITAVAVAYGGDIRQGAEQVAVTFRRLGDDEVDAYVATGEGMDKAGAYGIQGFGATIVERIEGDYFAVMGLPLVRLVGLLREVGVRYRFGSLESAAAE
- the dtd gene encoding D-aminoacyl-tRNA deacylase; the protein is MRVVLQRVSSARVTVDGRVTGEIGRGLLLLAGFTATDTADAVDWMADKIATLRIFGDDAGKMNLSLGDVGGAVLVVSQFTLYGDAAKGRRPSFIDAAQPAIAVPLYGRFVEAFRVRGHPVATGEFGAMMSVELMNDGPVTLVLER
- the glmS gene encoding glutamine--fructose-6-phosphate transaminase (isomerizing) — translated: MCGIVGYVGPNLANPVLIEGLRRLEYRGYDSAGIAVMNGNGLETRKAAGKISRLEEALAASPIEGNTGIAHTRWATHGAPTECNAHPHVDCKGHIAVVHNGIIENSSVLRKQLEAAGHKFVSETDTETLAHLIEEAFHGSLEDAVIDALQEVDGTYGIAVISSDDPDKIVAARKGSPLLLGIGDNEFYVASDASAILAHTRDVVYLDDGDIAVLDRKGYHILDERSRRLSKKVSRIDWDLDQIERGGFDHFMLKEIFEQGASIENTMRGRLLDAEGTSKLGGINLSDEELLQFDNVVITACGTSWHSALIGEHMLEEMARIPVEVEYASEFRYRNPIINDRTLCIVISQSGETADTLAAMREAKNRGAFTYGIVNVVGSSIARESDGGIYVHAGPEIGVASTKAFTCQVIALLLFTLKLARLRNLSVVRGREIIEAMRALPAQIQKILDSAPRIENLAEEFKDSTNFLYLGRGYNFPTALEGALKLKEISYIHAEGYPAAEMKHGPIALIDAEMPVVFITPHDSVFDKVVSNVQEVKARGARVIAITTGEEPSLEGKIDYEIRIPPTIEMLIPVLAVVPLQLLAYYIAVKRGANVDQPRNLAKSVTVE
- the glmM gene encoding phosphoglucosamine mutase yields the protein MTHEGLMVGVSGVRGRVGEGLTPEVVAHFAAAFGAWAAGESASARAKGARAKVVLGRDSRVSGPMFHRVVVSALQSVGCDIIDIGMVPTPTVQLAVEHHHAAGGLAITASHNPIEWNALKFIASSGLFLDAAQGAAMRKMLEAAIPRASWDGLGALTEDTGAVARHIERILAIPFLAADAIRGRRFHVALDCVRGAGAVIMPVLLDRLGCKVTAINMETDGRFPRAPEPVAENLGELEELVKAHGADIGLAVDPDVDRLALVSDEGRAIGEDFTLALAARVVLQHRPGNLVTNLSTSRIMEDVAAQSGREVIRAPVGEVNVAVRMREEGAPIGGEGNGGVILTEVHLGRDAPVGAALVLHLLASEGKPLSEIVAGYPRYSIVKDKLDRPAVPLDGVYDALRKAFPDATPDTQDGLRLAWADRWVHVRPSGTEPIVRVIAEAPDEAGARHMILEARTLLDRLA
- a CDS encoding PLP-dependent transferase; amino-acid sequence: MTRIFDSDLESAFATRAIHAGQRPEPLAGAIMTPVYLTSTYVQTGLGENKGYEYARGKNPTREALERNVAALEGARHGFAFSSGMGCLDSIMKLFSAGDHIVCGESVYGGTFRLFDKILSRMGMSFSFVDTRDPNRISEAVTASTRAILVETPTNPLMRLTDLSAAATIARDAGALLIVDNTFASPYFQRPLEHGASIVYHSTTKYLNGHSDMIGGIAVTSDDLLAERLQFIVNAAGAIPGPFDCWLALRGTKTLHLRMERHDSNGRAIAQWLAGRVGEENVLYPGLPSHPQHELAKKQMSGFGGMISVELGTKDRADAVLRKVRVFSLAESLGGVESLISNPASMTHASVPAERRAQLGLSDGLIRLSCGVEDVGDLIADLDQALG